The window AGACCAGTTTAGTCGTAGTCAGCAATATCCTTTGCAAATGCTTGACCCCAACATTATGCCTGATTATGGGAAACTGAAAGCGATGTTCCGAGTGGCTAATTGGCAAGCGAATGTGCAAGTTTTGCAAGAAGTCTTGGAAAAAGGGGCAGTAGTCAGTGAGCAGATTTATCAATTTAGTTTTGAAAAGGAGTTTGGAGAGAAAGAGTTCATCAATTTTCTGTTCTATTTAGGCAATTTGACTATTCAGCAAGCCTATCCTAATGGCACAATAGCCTTCAAGATACCTAATAAGGTCATAGCGGAATTGTATTGGCAGTTTTATGCAGAATTATTGGCTCAATATGCACATTTGCAATATTTTCCGAATGATGTACAAAAAGCAGTAGCCGAAATGGCATTAAGTGGTAATACAAGTGATTTTTTTGTTTTGATAGAAAAATTGTTACAGAACTTATCTAACCGCGATTTTATTCGTTTTGACGAAAAGCAGGTGAAAATGGCGATAATGGCGTATTTGGTTCAATCAAATATTTTTGATGTTCGCAGTGAGCAAGAAATCAGGGGGGGTGGGTATATGGATTTGCGTCTGTTGGTTCGTCCCAATAATCCCTTCAAACATCACGAGTTTTTGATAGAATTGAAATACTTGAAAAAAGAAGAAGAACATTTACTTTCAGAGACCTTGCAGGAGGCAAAAAATCAGGTGTTGGGGTATTATCAGAAA is drawn from Bacteroidia bacterium and contains these coding sequences:
- a CDS encoding ATP-binding protein, with protein sequence TLDSLTSGFNIVKHLTHNQEFEGMLGFSAKEVENLLNLVLKNRRKKRKILQDLQDYYNGYKFYPLSRESIYNSDMVLYFLDQFSRSQQYPLQMLDPNIMPDYGKLKAMFRVANWQANVQVLQEVLEKGAVVSEQIYQFSFEKEFGEKEFINFLFYLGNLTIQQAYPNGTIAFKIPNKVIAELYWQFYAELLAQYAHLQYFPNDVQKAVAEMALSGNTSDFFVLIEKLLQNLSNRDFIRFDEKQVKMAIMAYLVQSNIFDVRSEQEIRGGGYMDLRLLVRPNNPFKHHEFLIELKYLKKEEEHLLSETLQEAKNQVLGYYQKDESLQGKEMLHLWAVVVVKDKIFAQEVKIT